The Heyndrickxia vini genome contains a region encoding:
- a CDS encoding ABC transporter permease, whose translation MKFLPSIKLALKNIQTSKLRSFLTMLGIIIGVASVITLVSIGQSSTQSVTNEINNLGTNLLTVNVLDTDNGELKDTDVEAFKKLNGVKDAAPLVSGRVMAKNGQTTTQVSVTGTTSSYLTIKDLSLTNGRFLADIDNEYRQKVAVLGSETAQTLFGVDNPIDKTVQLNGTSYKIIGVLASKGTSIGQSGDNIIITPLSTAERLLQTLTIQSVVVQAKSEEQLNFVEFALERSLNSIFHNNTDSFSVTNQQDLMETMSSVSKTMTMLLAGIASISLLVGGIGIMNIMFVSVSERTKEIGIRKAIGAKRKDILTQFLIESIVLSGLGGLIGVGLGFSTVKIYSMITSSTPSYSLSIAAIPFLFSLVVGIVFGVFPANKASKLHPIHALRYE comes from the coding sequence GTGAAGTTTCTTCCGTCTATTAAATTAGCACTAAAAAATATCCAGACAAGTAAATTGCGTTCCTTCCTAACCATGCTAGGAATCATTATCGGTGTTGCTTCCGTTATCACCCTTGTTTCCATCGGACAATCCTCAACACAATCCGTAACCAATGAGATTAATAATCTCGGAACAAATTTATTAACTGTCAATGTATTGGATACGGATAATGGAGAATTAAAAGACACAGATGTTGAGGCGTTCAAAAAATTAAATGGCGTGAAAGATGCCGCTCCCCTTGTCTCAGGGAGAGTAATGGCGAAAAACGGACAAACGACCACACAGGTAAGTGTAACTGGGACTACTTCCTCCTACTTAACAATTAAAGATTTATCTTTAACAAACGGAAGATTTTTAGCAGATATTGATAACGAATACCGCCAAAAGGTCGCTGTACTCGGGTCAGAAACGGCCCAAACATTATTTGGCGTGGATAATCCAATTGATAAAACGGTCCAACTGAATGGAACTTCGTATAAAATTATTGGTGTGTTAGCATCGAAAGGAACGTCCATTGGACAAAGTGGTGATAACATTATTATTACACCACTTAGTACTGCTGAACGACTTTTACAAACTCTCACCATTCAATCCGTTGTTGTCCAGGCAAAAAGTGAAGAGCAATTAAATTTTGTTGAGTTTGCATTAGAACGATCACTTAATTCAATTTTCCATAATAATACTGATAGCTTTAGCGTCACAAATCAACAAGATTTAATGGAAACAATGAGCTCCGTTTCAAAAACGATGACGATGCTGCTTGCTGGTATTGCCAGTATCTCATTATTAGTTGGTGGAATTGGGATCATGAATATTATGTTCGTATCGGTCTCCGAACGAACAAAGGAAATCGGTATTCGCAAAGCGATTGGAGCGAAACGAAAGGACATTTTAACTCAGTTTCTCATCGAATCTATTGTGCTAAGCGGTTTAGGTGGATTAATCGGAGTAGGTTTAGGGTTCTCCACTGTAAAAATATATTCAATGATTACTAGCTCTACACCAAGTTACTCATTATCCATTGCAGCGATTCCATTTCTATTTTCACTTGTTGTAGGCATCGTTTTCGGAGTATTCCCGGCTAACAAAGCGTCGAAGCTACATCCGATTCATGCGCTACGATATGAATAA
- a CDS encoding alpha/beta fold hydrolase: MNKYIHKAKKEVQRWSGFSKTLTTPVSYSGVSREAIWKKNKATLWYYEPPVKNYTIPILLVYSIVNQPDILDLDPENSLIQAFIDDGFEVYLLDFGTPGYEDKDLTLNDYVTKYIEKGVGRVLTHSGADEISVMGFCLGGTLAAMHASITDQPIKNLILSLTPIDFHVFPYFNQWKKPLTEKNTNFDPIFDSIGLIPSPFIEGGIRLITSPVYFSPYLSLLNRAYDDQYTMKWSRMNDWTKSHIPLSGAALKQLFNDFVRDNKLINGNLVIDEKDANLSNINANLLVIGSQFDKLVPPEQIRPVMDLVSSKDKTFHMLKMGHASLPIDGKLPPYLSEWLSLRSHSTE, translated from the coding sequence ATGAATAAATACATCCACAAGGCTAAAAAAGAAGTGCAAAGATGGTCCGGCTTCAGCAAAACGCTGACCACTCCTGTCAGCTACTCAGGCGTATCGCGTGAAGCCATTTGGAAGAAAAATAAAGCAACGTTATGGTATTACGAACCACCTGTCAAAAACTATACGATCCCTATTCTACTTGTCTATTCCATAGTTAACCAACCAGATATATTAGATTTAGATCCAGAAAACAGTTTAATTCAAGCATTTATCGATGATGGCTTTGAGGTTTATTTGCTTGATTTTGGTACCCCAGGATATGAAGATAAAGACTTAACCCTCAATGACTATGTAACAAAGTACATTGAAAAAGGGGTCGGAAGAGTTCTTACTCACTCCGGAGCGGATGAAATTTCAGTGATGGGCTTCTGTCTTGGCGGAACTTTGGCTGCTATGCATGCGAGTATCACCGATCAACCAATCAAAAACTTAATTCTTTCCTTAACGCCAATCGATTTTCACGTTTTTCCTTACTTTAATCAGTGGAAAAAACCGTTGACAGAAAAAAATACGAATTTTGACCCAATTTTCGATTCAATCGGTCTTATCCCCTCACCATTTATTGAAGGCGGCATAAGGCTAATCACCTCCCCAGTCTATTTCTCCCCATACTTATCACTATTAAATCGGGCATATGATGACCAATATACAATGAAATGGAGCAGAATGAATGATTGGACCAAAAGCCATATCCCACTTTCAGGTGCGGCGCTGAAACAATTGTTTAACGATTTTGTACGAGACAATAAATTAATCAACGGAAATCTAGTCATTGATGAAAAAGATGCTAATTTATCTAATATTAATGCCAACCTATTAGTTATTGGATCGCAGTTTGACAAACTAGTTCCTCCAGAACAAATACGTCCAGTTATGGATTTAGTATCAAGTAAAGACAAAACTTTTCACATGTTAAAGATGGGCCATGCAAGCTTACCAATCGACGGGAAACTCCCTCCCTACCTAAGCGAATGGCTATCTCTTCGTTCTCATTCAACCGAATAG
- a CDS encoding efflux RND transporter periplasmic adaptor subunit, which produces MKKWIITIIIAVIVIGGASWYFLQNKKNQQPVMAATSTATVQKGKLDVKVSGSGSISSSSSQDVKATEMDEIDEVLVSKNDTVTKGDELITFTDGSDPIVAPITGTITSLDVASGDKTSDGQVIAHITNYKKLETTIKIDELDISDIKVGQSAEITASAFPDETFKGKVTNVAKEGEATNGVSTFDVTVNINEPKKLKVGMSTEANILTASKGNALYIPVEAVHSNGDKKYVVIPQTDNQDQEHSSSSRVEIKTGIHNDTYIEVTNGLSKGQQVELPAIVKSSSTTNEKMRGMGEGGMMNGNFPGMNQNGGTGPMNRNNGNGGGRP; this is translated from the coding sequence GTGAAAAAGTGGATCATCACAATCATTATTGCAGTTATTGTTATTGGAGGTGCAAGCTGGTATTTCCTCCAAAATAAAAAGAATCAACAACCGGTTATGGCAGCTACCTCGACAGCAACTGTTCAAAAAGGAAAACTAGATGTAAAAGTGAGTGGCTCAGGCTCCATCTCTTCATCAAGTAGCCAAGATGTTAAAGCAACAGAAATGGATGAAATTGACGAAGTTCTCGTTTCAAAAAATGATACCGTAACTAAAGGAGACGAGCTCATCACCTTTACAGATGGAAGTGATCCGATAGTTGCACCGATTACTGGTACCATTACATCACTTGATGTAGCAAGTGGGGATAAAACATCAGATGGACAAGTTATTGCACATATTACAAATTATAAAAAACTTGAAACAACGATAAAAATTGATGAATTAGATATTTCTGATATTAAAGTTGGTCAAAGCGCGGAAATTACTGCGAGTGCCTTTCCTGATGAAACATTTAAAGGAAAAGTAACGAATGTTGCCAAAGAAGGAGAAGCAACAAATGGTGTGTCGACTTTTGATGTCACAGTAAATATTAACGAACCAAAAAAACTAAAGGTTGGCATGTCAACAGAGGCCAATATTTTAACAGCAAGTAAAGGAAATGCTCTTTACATACCTGTTGAAGCTGTTCACTCAAATGGTGATAAAAAATATGTCGTGATTCCACAAACCGATAACCAGGATCAGGAACATTCCTCTTCCTCACGAGTGGAAATTAAAACAGGAATCCACAATGACACATATATAGAAGTAACAAATGGTCTCAGCAAAGGACAGCAAGTGGAACTACCTGCTATCGTGAAAAGTTCCTCCACAACGAACGAAAAAATGCGTGGCATGGGTGAAGGCGGCATGATGAATGGGAATTTCCCTGGGATGAATCAAAATGGTGGTACTGGACCTATGAACCGTAATAATGGAAACGGAGGCGGAAGACCATAA
- a CDS encoding ABC transporter ATP-binding protein: protein MTNTLISIENMVKSYTIGGETVTALHRVSLQIETGEFLAIIGPSGSGKSTLMNMIGCLDKPDSGNYLLEGNKVNNMNDNQLAKIRNKKIGFIFQNFNLLPKLSAIQNVELPLLYSGMNQSERRKIAESCLEKVGLLERANHLPTQLSGGQQQRVAIARALVCNPPILLADEPTGALDSKTSKEIMGVIKQLNEQGRTIIVITHDLSIANQAKRVVQINDGKLTEKGGKEREVSSVY, encoded by the coding sequence ATGACCAACACATTGATTTCCATCGAGAACATGGTGAAATCCTATACGATTGGTGGAGAGACGGTAACTGCTCTCCATCGGGTTTCCCTCCAAATTGAAACAGGAGAATTTTTAGCCATCATCGGTCCATCTGGATCCGGCAAATCAACATTAATGAATATGATCGGTTGTCTCGATAAACCCGATTCTGGAAACTACCTTTTAGAAGGCAATAAGGTAAACAACATGAATGATAATCAATTAGCGAAAATCCGCAATAAAAAAATTGGGTTCATCTTTCAAAATTTTAATCTACTGCCCAAGCTTTCCGCTATTCAAAATGTTGAGTTACCCCTTTTATACTCAGGAATGAATCAATCTGAAAGAAGAAAAATTGCAGAAAGCTGTTTAGAAAAAGTAGGTTTATTAGAAAGGGCAAACCATTTACCAACCCAGCTCTCAGGTGGACAACAGCAACGGGTAGCGATTGCCCGTGCTCTTGTGTGCAACCCTCCTATTCTTTTAGCTGACGAACCTACGGGTGCTTTGGATAGTAAGACGAGTAAAGAAATCATGGGAGTGATCAAACAATTAAATGAACAAGGACGCACAATCATTGTCATTACCCATGACCTATCGATTGCTAATCAAGCAAAGCGAGTTGTCCAAATTAATGATGGCAAACTAACCGAAAAGGGAGGAAAAGAACGTGAAGTTTCTTCCGTCTATTAA
- a CDS encoding PepSY-associated TM helix domain-containing protein produces MKKVRRLHFWVGIIVSIFLLIESVTGIYLYFQEQGRGERQFPPQQGMMNEQQESTTEGNTAAQNGSTTVPNKPFRQGNGEFGENRSINSLSMNIRSLHNGIVGLIAAIGMLILSITGIVLAIIIARANKKRKQKTVPSVER; encoded by the coding sequence ATGAAAAAGGTGAGAAGACTTCATTTTTGGGTAGGAATTATTGTGTCAATCTTTCTATTAATAGAATCAGTTACTGGAATTTATTTGTATTTCCAAGAGCAAGGTAGAGGAGAGCGGCAATTTCCACCACAACAAGGGATGATGAATGAGCAACAAGAATCAACCACAGAAGGAAATACTGCTGCACAAAATGGATCGACCACAGTTCCTAATAAACCATTTAGGCAAGGAAATGGTGAATTTGGAGAGAATCGAAGCATAAATTCATTAAGTATGAATATTCGAAGCCTGCACAATGGAATAGTTGGTCTCATTGCAGCAATAGGTATGCTTATTTTGTCTATTACAGGTATCGTTTTGGCAATCATCATTGCAAGAGCGAATAAAAAAAGAAAACAGAAGACTGTGCCTTCGGTTGAACGATAA
- a CDS encoding undecaprenyl-diphosphatase — MSFSEINIDVFRSINNVGKEIPATQPVAVFVAEYMLYFLILALLVHWFTRRPKNRMMVIQAVVATAIAEVLGKIAGKLYSHHQPFAELPHVNKLVEHAIDNSFPSDHSIIFFSICFSFFLVRKKEWWLWIVLAILVAISRVMVGVHYPVDVATGALLGIISALIVYWIVPKLAFIKQLLRMYEKVENRVLPSKNKTENY, encoded by the coding sequence ATGTCTTTTTCGGAAATTAACATTGATGTTTTTCGATCAATAAATAATGTGGGAAAAGAAATACCTGCCACCCAACCGGTTGCGGTTTTTGTGGCTGAATACATGCTGTATTTTTTAATTTTAGCACTTCTCGTTCATTGGTTTACTAGAAGACCAAAGAATCGAATGATGGTGATTCAAGCAGTGGTTGCTACTGCAATTGCAGAGGTTCTTGGCAAAATAGCCGGTAAACTGTACTCCCACCATCAACCTTTTGCTGAATTACCACATGTGAATAAATTAGTCGAACATGCCATTGATAATTCATTCCCGAGTGATCACTCAATTATCTTCTTTTCCATTTGTTTCTCCTTTTTTCTTGTTCGGAAAAAGGAATGGTGGCTATGGATTGTTCTTGCCATTCTTGTCGCCATTTCGCGTGTGATGGTCGGAGTTCACTATCCAGTTGACGTTGCTACTGGAGCACTTTTGGGTATTATTTCGGCACTTATCGTTTATTGGATTGTTCCAAAACTAGCTTTCATTAAGCAATTGCTTCGCATGTATGAAAAAGTAGAAAATCGAGTTCTTCCGTCGAAAAACAAAACGGAGAACTACTGA
- a CDS encoding response regulator transcription factor codes for MRLLIVEDNVDLLDSMKQILQNDFEIETATDGEEGLFLAMQNIYDVILLDVMLPEIDGFELLKRLRNERIMTPILFVTAKDALEDRVTGLEMGGDDYLVKPFQAPELIARIRALLRRSGNLTIDHTIRYRGIELFGKEQEIKIDEHPVKLTITQYELLEYLIQNSGKIVTKEQIYDRIWGFDSDTTVAIVEVYIHHLRKKLESFGYHKDIQNVRGIGYILKNPME; via the coding sequence GTGAGACTATTAATTGTTGAAGACAATGTCGATTTACTCGACTCAATGAAACAAATATTACAAAATGATTTTGAAATAGAAACGGCTACAGATGGTGAAGAAGGTTTGTTTTTAGCAATGCAAAATATCTATGATGTCATTTTGCTTGATGTGATGCTTCCAGAAATAGATGGATTTGAACTATTAAAGCGACTTCGTAATGAACGAATCATGACGCCGATCCTTTTTGTCACGGCAAAAGATGCATTAGAAGATCGAGTAACAGGGTTAGAAATGGGCGGCGATGATTATTTAGTCAAGCCATTTCAAGCACCCGAACTTATTGCCCGGATTCGTGCATTACTTAGACGAAGCGGAAATTTAACAATTGATCATACAATCCGCTATCGAGGAATCGAGCTTTTTGGCAAGGAACAAGAAATAAAAATCGATGAACACCCCGTGAAATTGACAATTACACAATATGAATTACTTGAGTATCTTATCCAAAATAGCGGAAAAATTGTAACGAAGGAGCAAATTTACGACCGAATTTGGGGATTTGATTCCGATACAACGGTCGCTATTGTGGAAGTATATATACATCATTTACGGAAAAAGCTTGAAAGTTTCGGGTACCATAAAGATATTCAAAATGTTCGTGGCATCGGGTATATATTAAAAAATCCAATGGAGTAA
- a CDS encoding ABC transporter permease/substrate-binding protein, whose protein sequence is MDRLIQVFEQRKGQLFQAFLEHLQISFIALLIAILIGIPVGIYITKHRKIAEAVMGIAAIFQTIPSLALLGLLIPLVGIGTVPAIIALVVYALLPILRNTYTGIKEVDASLIEAAHAMGMNNRKRLVKVELPLAFPVIMAGIRTATVLIVGTATLAALIGAGGLGDIILLGIDRNDHYLIILGAVPAALLAIIFDVVLRMIERYPFKRTMQIGGIAIVAVLLIIVIPQIGGNKGEKLVIAGKLAAEPEILINMYKLLIEEDTDLTVELKPGLGKTSMVFNALKSGDIDIYPEFTGTAISTFLKEEAVSTDAADVYEQAENGMLAKYKMIMLKPMKYGNTYALAVPTDYAKNNNLQTISDLTKVQNRVKVGFTLEFSDREDGYKGIIKKYGIEFPHMQTMEPKLRYNALKQGDIQLLDAYSTDSELKQYNMKILQDDKHLFPPYQGAPLLRKETLKKYPELREILNKLAGKITEDEMQEMNYLVNVDGQSAEQVAKQYLQKHGILNK, encoded by the coding sequence ATGGATCGGTTAATCCAAGTATTTGAACAGCGAAAAGGACAACTATTCCAAGCCTTTTTAGAACATCTGCAAATTTCGTTTATTGCACTCCTAATTGCGATATTGATTGGAATACCCGTAGGCATCTACATTACAAAGCACAGAAAAATTGCGGAAGCGGTCATGGGCATTGCGGCCATCTTTCAAACCATCCCTTCCTTGGCATTATTGGGATTATTAATTCCGTTAGTTGGCATCGGGACAGTACCAGCGATTATTGCCCTTGTTGTATATGCGTTATTACCGATATTACGAAATACGTATACAGGCATTAAGGAAGTGGATGCCTCATTAATTGAGGCGGCACATGCAATGGGAATGAATAATCGAAAACGATTAGTTAAGGTGGAGCTGCCACTAGCTTTTCCTGTTATAATGGCAGGAATTCGAACAGCAACGGTTCTAATCGTCGGAACGGCTACCCTTGCAGCATTGATTGGCGCGGGCGGATTAGGAGATATTATCCTTCTTGGTATCGATCGCAATGATCATTATCTCATTATTTTAGGTGCCGTTCCCGCTGCGTTATTAGCGATTATTTTTGATGTCGTCCTACGTATGATTGAACGCTATCCTTTCAAGCGAACGATGCAAATTGGCGGCATTGCTATTGTAGCTGTACTGCTTATCATCGTTATCCCGCAAATAGGCGGAAATAAAGGGGAAAAGCTTGTTATTGCCGGAAAACTTGCCGCGGAACCCGAGATATTAATTAATATGTATAAATTATTGATTGAAGAAGACACAGATTTAACGGTGGAATTAAAACCCGGTTTAGGGAAAACATCAATGGTTTTTAATGCATTAAAATCAGGTGATATCGATATTTATCCCGAATTTACGGGAACAGCCATTTCTACTTTTTTAAAAGAAGAGGCTGTAAGTACGGATGCAGCTGATGTGTATGAGCAAGCTGAAAATGGAATGCTTGCGAAATATAAGATGATCATGTTAAAGCCAATGAAGTATGGTAATACATATGCACTTGCAGTTCCAACTGATTATGCAAAAAACAATAACTTACAAACGATCTCAGACTTAACAAAGGTACAAAATCGTGTAAAAGTTGGCTTCACCTTAGAATTCTCTGATCGGGAAGATGGCTACAAAGGAATCATCAAGAAGTATGGAATTGAATTCCCACATATGCAAACGATGGAGCCTAAATTGCGCTATAATGCGCTGAAACAAGGGGATATTCAATTATTAGATGCTTATTCGACAGACAGCGAATTAAAGCAATATAATATGAAAATTTTACAGGACGATAAACATCTTTTTCCACCCTATCAAGGAGCTCCATTATTAAGAAAGGAAACATTAAAAAAATATCCGGAGTTGAGAGAAATATTAAATAAGCTAGCAGGGAAGATCACCGAGGATGAGATGCAGGAAATGAATTATTTAGTAAATGTCGATGGACAATCAGCTGAACAGGTTGCGAAGCAATATTTGCAAAAGCATGGGATTCTGAATAAATAA
- a CDS encoding sensor histidine kinase, producing the protein MFRKTRIQLTIVNSIVFIILITGLGFIIYNFVSSYIYKDVDHSLQNAMNDLEKGKLPRVTGPRLGMGGPQSVTLLIWDKQQNLINGNDLLNPEFIEEHKATFIQKQANKLEDLEVKGSYYRAISVKVQLKDQQVFLEFIRSTEIEHHVMERLLTIMIVGCLIGSLLAIIAGFYLAERALLPIKNAWNKQQQFVSDASHELRTPLAVIQAKSEILLREPDAKIEEKAADISIVLKECRRLTKLVANLLTLARSDSNEIEMEKKEFFLDELLHDIVEHYSEVALFQGKQLTLDSSPPISFFGDKDRIHQLIVILLDNAMKYTNENGVIKLSSYETKNMIGIVVEDNGIGMKEEDVSKVFDRFYQVDKARSKSTSLGLGLSIAKWIVDKHAGKIKVESNLGEGSRFEIQFSKRETLKIQKGKTY; encoded by the coding sequence ATGTTCAGAAAAACTCGTATTCAATTAACAATCGTAAACTCAATCGTTTTTATTATTTTAATTACCGGATTAGGCTTCATTATTTATAACTTTGTTAGCTCTTATATTTATAAAGATGTCGATCATTCATTACAAAATGCAATGAATGATTTGGAAAAAGGGAAATTACCACGTGTTACCGGTCCCCGATTAGGTATGGGTGGACCGCAATCCGTTACACTTCTTATTTGGGACAAACAGCAAAATTTAATCAACGGTAATGATCTATTAAATCCAGAATTTATTGAGGAACACAAGGCAACATTTATACAAAAGCAAGCAAATAAATTAGAAGATCTTGAAGTAAAAGGATCCTATTACCGCGCCATTTCTGTAAAGGTTCAGTTAAAAGATCAGCAAGTGTTCCTTGAATTTATTCGAAGTACAGAAATTGAGCATCATGTCATGGAACGATTATTAACGATCATGATTGTTGGCTGTCTTATTGGGAGCTTATTAGCTATTATTGCTGGCTTTTATCTTGCTGAAAGGGCGTTGCTTCCAATAAAAAACGCTTGGAATAAGCAACAGCAATTTGTTTCGGATGCATCCCATGAACTGCGAACACCACTTGCAGTCATTCAAGCCAAAAGTGAGATTTTATTACGAGAACCAGATGCGAAGATTGAAGAAAAAGCAGCGGATATTTCGATTGTTTTAAAAGAATGCCGTCGCTTAACGAAACTCGTAGCAAATTTATTGACACTTGCCCGTTCGGATTCCAATGAAATCGAAATGGAGAAAAAGGAATTCTTTTTAGATGAACTTTTACATGACATCGTCGAGCATTATTCCGAAGTAGCTTTATTTCAAGGAAAACAACTTACCCTCGACTCCTCCCCACCAATTTCTTTTTTCGGTGATAAGGATCGCATCCATCAGCTAATCGTCATTTTATTAGATAATGCGATGAAATATACAAATGAAAACGGGGTTATTAAATTATCCTCTTATGAAACAAAGAACATGATTGGAATTGTTGTGGAGGATAATGGAATCGGTATGAAGGAAGAAGATGTGTCGAAGGTTTTTGACCGTTTCTACCAAGTTGATAAAGCGCGTTCCAAATCAACTAGTTTAGGTTTAGGGCTTTCCATTGCCAAATGGATCGTTGATAAGCATGCGGGCAAAATAAAAGTCGAAAGTAATTTAGGTGAAGGCAGCCGCTTCGAGATTCAATTTTCCAAACGAGAAACGCTTAAAATACAAAAAGGAAAAACCTACTAG
- a CDS encoding ABC transporter ATP-binding protein — MIRFEHVSKEYPDGTKAVDNLHFSINKGEFFVLIGPSGCGKTTTLKMINRLIELSQGNIYIQDKNVGDYDIHSLRWNIGYVLQQIALFPHMTIAENIATVPELKKWKKSDINKRINELLTMVGLEPEKFRERKPDELSGGQQQRVGVIRALAADPDIILMDEPFSALDPLSRQQLQDDLLSMKKQIHKTIIFVTHDIHEAFKLGDRICIMKEGQVVQIDTPEQIINHPANEFVRRFLKTQNDKREWEEELVESLLQWIIPNPTPSYSLKTISTGEKLSALLSILASDGEIAVEHDNKIIGTVTSHTVIQYLASQEEGRA, encoded by the coding sequence ATGATTCGATTTGAACACGTATCAAAGGAGTACCCTGATGGAACAAAAGCTGTCGACAATTTGCATTTCTCGATCAATAAGGGGGAGTTTTTTGTCCTAATCGGTCCAAGTGGCTGTGGAAAAACGACGACATTGAAAATGATTAATCGTTTAATTGAGTTGTCACAAGGAAACATTTATATCCAAGATAAAAATGTAGGTGACTATGACATCCATTCCCTCCGATGGAATATTGGTTATGTTCTCCAACAAATTGCCCTCTTTCCACATATGACGATTGCAGAAAATATTGCAACGGTTCCAGAGCTAAAGAAATGGAAAAAATCCGATATTAACAAACGGATTAATGAGTTATTAACGATGGTCGGCTTAGAGCCAGAGAAATTCCGAGAACGTAAACCGGATGAACTTTCAGGTGGGCAACAGCAACGGGTCGGTGTCATTCGGGCGCTGGCAGCCGATCCGGATATTATTTTAATGGACGAACCCTTCAGTGCATTAGACCCGTTAAGTCGGCAACAACTACAAGATGATTTATTATCGATGAAAAAACAAATACATAAAACAATCATTTTCGTTACACATGACATCCATGAAGCATTTAAACTGGGGGATAGAATATGCATCATGAAGGAAGGTCAGGTTGTTCAAATTGATACACCTGAACAAATTATCAATCATCCAGCAAATGAATTTGTGCGACGTTTTTTAAAAACACAAAATGATAAACGTGAATGGGAAGAGGAGCTCGTTGAGAGTTTGCTTCAGTGGATTATCCCCAATCCAACTCCGTCTTATTCGTTGAAAACTATTTCGACAGGGGAAAAACTTTCTGCTCTACTATCCATCTTAGCCAGTGATGGTGAAATCGCTGTTGAACACGATAACAAAATAATCGGCACTGTAACTAGCCATACTGTTATCCAATATTTAGCCAGCCAAGAAGAAGGGAGGGCATAA
- a CDS encoding SDR family oxidoreductase — protein MKTTELFDLTNKTAIITGGSSGLGSQMALALAEAGANIVICSRNIQACQEMSDLLNQQGYHSIALKCDITNQEDIDYVVDETIKNFGTIDILINNSGTSWIAPVLDIPADKWDKVMNVNLKGMFFFSQAVAKIMKDQGGGKIINISSVTGLFGTNPAFLDSVAYNTSKGAVVSLTKDLAVKLAQYNIQVNAIAPGFFPTKITKALDKATTIILSKIPAKRFGTDQDLKGSALFLSSKASDYITGQLLVVDGGLTTNL, from the coding sequence TTGAAAACAACCGAATTATTTGATCTAACGAATAAAACGGCTATTATTACAGGCGGCAGCAGTGGCCTCGGCTCACAAATGGCCCTTGCTCTTGCAGAAGCCGGTGCAAATATTGTCATATGTTCACGCAATATCCAAGCATGCCAAGAAATGAGTGACTTATTAAATCAACAAGGATACCATTCCATTGCCCTCAAATGTGACATTACAAATCAAGAGGACATCGATTACGTTGTTGATGAAACAATAAAAAACTTCGGTACAATCGATATTTTAATTAATAATAGCGGAACGTCTTGGATTGCCCCTGTACTTGATATACCAGCAGACAAATGGGACAAAGTCATGAATGTAAATCTAAAAGGCATGTTCTTCTTTTCACAGGCAGTTGCAAAAATCATGAAAGATCAAGGTGGCGGAAAAATTATTAACATATCTTCTGTTACTGGTCTTTTTGGAACAAATCCGGCTTTTCTTGATTCCGTCGCTTACAATACGAGTAAAGGTGCTGTCGTTTCTCTAACAAAGGACTTAGCCGTTAAACTCGCTCAATATAATATCCAAGTAAATGCAATCGCACCAGGTTTTTTCCCTACTAAAATAACAAAAGCATTAGACAAAGCAACCACTATCATATTAAGTAAAATTCCTGCAAAACGTTTTGGGACCGACCAAGATTTAAAAGGCTCCGCACTCTTCCTATCATCCAAAGCATCTGACTATATCACCGGACAACTATTGGTAGTTGATGGTGGATTGACTACAAATCTATAA
- a CDS encoding DUF6220 domain-containing protein encodes MTKDTPTNTNQIGRMIFLILSILFIMCLLTQVFFAGLAIFINPSNWANHTNFIHFFEWLPLLMLITSFVGKLPVGMRWQSAGLFVLIFLMYFTAHSNTIVPIKYSAAAHPVIAMVLFILSVNVTQRAAQMLRHK; translated from the coding sequence ATGACGAAAGATACACCAACAAATACAAATCAAATTGGAAGAATGATTTTCCTCATACTCTCAATACTATTTATTATGTGTTTGCTCACCCAAGTATTTTTTGCGGGTCTAGCTATTTTTATCAATCCATCGAATTGGGCAAACCATACAAACTTTATCCATTTCTTTGAATGGCTTCCGCTATTAATGCTGATTACTAGTTTTGTAGGGAAATTGCCTGTCGGAATGCGTTGGCAAAGTGCCGGACTATTCGTTTTAATTTTTCTTATGTATTTCACCGCACACAGTAATACAATCGTACCAATCAAATATTCAGCTGCTGCACATCCTGTCATAGCAATGGTGCTGTTTATCCTTTCAGTAAATGTTACACAACGAGCGGCTCAAATGCTCAGACACAAATAA